One window of Methanobacterium sp. genomic DNA carries:
- a CDS encoding class II aldolase/adducin family protein, which translates to MNQPLITKICETGRHIYNKGLVPGKSGNISARSNDTVIITSSNVSLGHLKAEEISIVDINGKIIAGGKKPSSELQLHLDVYRKRDDVKGIVHTHSPYVTGFAMANERIERLEGFGKTHPPFLKMVEYAPPGSAELANLVGSGLIDEDVVILKNHGLVATGENLLEATLLAEFVEETAKTQFISRVLGNMKDLQH; encoded by the coding sequence ATGAATCAACCATTAATTACGAAAATTTGTGAAACTGGTCGTCATATTTACAATAAAGGCCTTGTTCCTGGAAAATCAGGGAATATTAGTGCTCGTTCTAATGATACCGTAATCATAACATCAAGTAATGTGTCACTTGGTCATTTGAAAGCAGAAGAAATATCGATCGTTGATATTAACGGGAAAATTATTGCTGGTGGTAAAAAACCGTCATCAGAATTACAACTCCACTTAGATGTGTACCGAAAAAGAGATGATGTTAAAGGAATCGTGCACACCCATTCACCATATGTTACTGGATTCGCAATGGCCAATGAACGAATAGAACGACTTGAAGGTTTTGGTAAGACGCACCCCCCATTCTTAAAAATGGTTGAATACGCCCCACCAGGAAGTGCCGAACTAGCTAATTTAGTAGGAAGTGGATTGATAGATGAAGATGTGGTAATCCTAAAAAATCATGGTCTTGTAGCAACTGGAGAAAATTTATTAGAAGCTACACTCTTAGCAGAATTTGTTGAAGAAACAGCAAAAACACAATTCATATCACGAGTTTTAGGAAACATGAAAGATTTACAACACTGA
- a CDS encoding DNA-directed DNA polymerase II small subunit, protein MTENIISKFTDADILIDEEAYLKIKNYDDSSNLVESLINHITISSPEMVVLTGALVENYLNRTPSPKSYDQMAQSHLLPKEFNFEILKDTSRKSYTNGEIKDLSSYFQNRYHKLKEMLTNKSELKDVTSVKIATSLDDVVKIVGMVNDIRNTKNNHKLIELEDETGDATVLIHNENHEVFEQAERIVKDEVVGVVGSRKGSLIMASEIINPGVPRIDEKSMNFGTVFLSDIHIGSSTFLDSAFQRFIKWINGDFGDEEQREIANNVKYVVVAGDIVDGIGVYPSQDKELTIKDIHQQYEEAARLFGDINDVKIIIAPGNHDASRLAEPQPAIPEDYAKNLHDLKTTEFVSNPALVSLDGIKVLVYHGRSFDDMAMTVKGMSHQQSELIMKELLEKRHLAPIYGERTPLASEIEDHLVIDDIPDVFHTGHVHINSYKKYKGIHLINSGTFQSQTEFQKIYNIVPTCAQVPVINNGSLKMLDFN, encoded by the coding sequence ATGACTGAAAATATCATATCAAAATTCACAGATGCAGACATACTAATTGATGAAGAGGCGTATCTTAAAATTAAAAATTATGATGATTCCTCTAACCTAGTAGAATCACTAATTAACCATATCACAATATCATCCCCAGAAATGGTAGTTCTAACCGGTGCATTGGTAGAAAACTATTTGAATAGAACACCTTCCCCGAAAAGTTATGATCAAATGGCTCAGAGCCATTTGCTGCCCAAAGAATTTAACTTTGAAATTCTTAAAGACACCAGCCGCAAATCCTACACCAATGGAGAAATTAAAGACCTTTCAAGTTATTTCCAAAATCGTTACCATAAACTTAAAGAGATGTTAACCAATAAAAGCGAGCTTAAAGATGTTACTTCAGTTAAAATAGCCACTAGTCTTGATGATGTGGTTAAAATTGTAGGTATGGTTAATGACATACGTAACACTAAAAACAATCACAAATTAATCGAATTAGAAGATGAAACAGGGGATGCTACAGTATTAATTCACAATGAAAACCATGAAGTCTTTGAACAAGCTGAAAGAATTGTTAAAGATGAAGTAGTGGGAGTTGTTGGGAGTAGAAAAGGCAGTCTAATTATGGCCAGCGAAATTATAAATCCAGGGGTGCCAAGAATCGATGAAAAAAGTATGAATTTTGGAACAGTATTTCTTAGTGACATCCACATCGGCAGTTCCACATTCCTTGATTCCGCATTTCAACGGTTTATAAAATGGATAAATGGCGATTTTGGAGATGAGGAGCAGCGTGAAATCGCCAACAATGTAAAATATGTCGTAGTAGCCGGAGACATTGTGGATGGCATTGGAGTTTATCCCAGTCAAGATAAAGAACTAACCATAAAAGACATTCACCAACAGTATGAAGAAGCAGCACGACTTTTTGGAGATATAAATGATGTGAAAATTATAATAGCTCCTGGAAACCACGATGCAAGTCGTCTTGCCGAACCTCAACCCGCTATACCTGAAGATTATGCGAAAAACCTTCATGATTTGAAAACTACTGAATTTGTTAGTAATCCTGCTCTGGTTAGTTTAGATGGTATTAAAGTACTCGTATATCACGGTCGGAGCTTTGATGATATGGCCATGACTGTTAAAGGCATGAGTCACCAACAATCAGAATTAATTATGAAGGAACTTTTGGAAAAAAGACATTTAGCACCTATATATGGTGAACGAACTCCACTAGCATCGGAAATTGAGGACCATTTAGTAATTGATGATATACCTGATGTTTTTCATACTGGACATGTGCACATTAATAGTTACAAAAAATATAAGGGCATACATCTCATAAATAGTGGAACTTTCCAGTCTCAGACAGAGTTTCAAAAAATCTATAATATAGTTCCTACCTGCGCACAAGTCCCTGTTATAAACAATGGTAGCTTGAAAATGTTAGACTTCAATTAA
- the cobJ gene encoding precorrin-3B C(17)-methyltransferase, with protein MIRIVGIGPRREDMTIMASQTLQEADVVIGYGGYIRQIKDLLEGKKVISLGMGQEVNRAELAIDYYKKGCKVVLISSGDPGIYGMANVLHQVMGKYSGLEIEVIPGVSAVNYSAALLGAPLHDFAVISLSDLLTPLTEIKRKIRAAAEADFIIAFYNPRSKRRTKPFKEALKILLEVRRPETLVGIVKTRDDSSSVSIVSLNCLEEEDVDMNTTIIVGNTFTYMDDGKMITPRGYVLQHSTHPLACEFYDKYLAGEGVEGSNMACEYYPCHSHPQNCTFCYCPFYPCGDPSTGGHWIKDKQVWSCEGCTWIHQDDTVECIQTKLPKLLKKVEDLQDNKKELLKLRRECVFLTK; from the coding sequence ATGATAAGGATAGTGGGTATAGGACCGCGAAGGGAAGACATGACTATCATGGCTAGTCAAACTCTTCAAGAGGCTGATGTAGTTATTGGGTATGGTGGCTACATTAGGCAAATTAAAGATCTGTTGGAAGGTAAAAAGGTCATTTCACTGGGAATGGGACAGGAAGTTAACAGAGCGGAACTGGCCATTGATTATTATAAAAAAGGTTGTAAAGTTGTTTTGATCAGCAGTGGCGATCCTGGAATATATGGAATGGCCAATGTACTTCATCAAGTCATGGGAAAGTATTCTGGACTGGAAATAGAAGTTATCCCTGGAGTTTCAGCGGTTAATTATTCAGCTGCACTATTAGGCGCGCCACTACATGATTTTGCAGTTATAAGTCTTAGTGACCTACTCACACCTCTTACGGAGATCAAGAGGAAAATTCGTGCAGCAGCTGAGGCAGATTTCATTATAGCTTTCTACAACCCGCGTAGCAAACGAAGGACAAAACCATTTAAAGAGGCATTAAAAATTCTTCTAGAAGTTAGACGCCCTGAAACATTAGTTGGAATAGTAAAAACTAGGGATGATTCTTCTTCTGTCAGTATAGTTTCTCTTAACTGCCTTGAAGAGGAAGATGTGGATATGAACACCACTATCATTGTTGGCAACACCTTCACCTATATGGATGATGGTAAAATGATAACTCCAAGGGGTTATGTTCTCCAACACTCCACACATCCTTTGGCTTGTGAATTTTATGATAAATATCTTGCTGGCGAAGGAGTTGAAGGATCTAACATGGCTTGTGAGTACTATCCCTGCCATAGTCACCCTCAAAACTGCACATTTTGTTATTGTCCATTCTATCCTTGTGGGGATCCATCAACCGGTGGGCATTGGATCAAAGATAAGCAAGTTTGGAGTTGTGAAGGATGCACTTGGATCCATCAGGATGATACAGTAGAATGCATACAGACTAAATTACCTAAACTACTGAAAAAAGTGGAAGACCTTCAAGATAATAAAAAAGAGCTTCTCAAATTAAGACGTGAATGTGTTTTTCTAACTAAATAA
- a CDS encoding DUF488 family protein, which yields MIRIKRASQSPAQKDGCRIMVGRVWPRGVSKQRLRMDVWLKDIAPSHDLLRWWSQNSKKWDEFANKYREELMDKVEFLNQILELEKEKETVTLVYTSGNIEQNNAIILKEVLDELKS from the coding sequence ATGATTCGTATAAAAAGAGCCTCCCAATCTCCTGCCCAAAAGGATGGTTGCAGGATTATGGTAGGTCGTGTATGGCCGAGGGGAGTGTCTAAACAAAGGTTAAGGATGGATGTATGGTTGAAAGACATCGCCCCTAGCCATGATCTACTTCGATGGTGGTCTCAAAATTCTAAAAAGTGGGATGAATTTGCAAATAAGTATAGGGAAGAACTTATGGACAAAGTTGAGTTTTTAAATCAGATATTAGAATTAGAAAAAGAGAAAGAGACTGTTACACTGGTTTATACAAGTGGGAACATAGAACAAAATAATGCAATCATATTAAAAGAAGTTTTGGATGAATTAAAATCCTAA
- a CDS encoding diaminopimelate epimerase, whose product MNEKIILLFHKMHGLGNDYVVINEFEEELIPEDKKSEISRTLCLRGFSIGADGVIFVSKSDIADVKFRIFNSDGSEAEMCGNGIRCFGKYVFENDVLREKKMSVETLGGIKNLVLTVERNSVKTIRVDMGTATFKTRDIPMISDKDEFVDQKIKVDDQVIKLTAVNVGNPHAVIFCKNLDKLSLEELGPLLENHEAFPERTNVHFVDVKSPDKVDMITWERGAGFTMACGTGATSVVISGYRLGVLDKNVQVHLPGGELQITVYEKDDKLGAFMEGDAVSVFEGIMELEF is encoded by the coding sequence ATGAATGAAAAAATAATTCTACTATTCCATAAGATGCATGGTCTAGGTAATGATTACGTGGTTATCAATGAATTTGAAGAAGAACTGATCCCTGAAGATAAGAAATCAGAAATTTCGCGGACATTATGCTTAAGAGGATTTTCTATTGGCGCTGATGGAGTAATATTCGTCTCAAAATCTGATATTGCCGATGTTAAATTTAGAATATTTAACAGTGATGGTAGTGAAGCAGAGATGTGTGGAAACGGAATCCGTTGCTTCGGTAAATATGTTTTTGAAAACGATGTGCTCAGAGAAAAGAAAATGAGTGTAGAAACCCTGGGCGGTATCAAAAACTTGGTATTGACAGTTGAAAGAAATTCTGTTAAAACAATTAGGGTTGATATGGGAACAGCGACCTTTAAAACCCGGGACATTCCAATGATTAGTGATAAAGATGAATTCGTTGATCAAAAAATAAAAGTCGATGATCAAGTGATTAAACTTACTGCAGTCAACGTTGGAAATCCTCATGCCGTGATATTCTGCAAAAATCTAGATAAATTATCCTTGGAAGAGTTGGGGCCCTTACTCGAAAACCACGAAGCATTCCCAGAACGAACTAATGTGCATTTTGTTGATGTGAAAAGCCCTGATAAAGTGGATATGATCACTTGGGAAAGGGGTGCTGGTTTTACCATGGCTTGTGGGACAGGAGCAACGAGTGTAGTCATTAGTGGTTATCGTCTGGGAGTTTTAGATAAAAACGTGCAAGTACACCTCCCTGGAGGAGAACTTCAGATAACTGTCTATGAGAAGGATGATAAATTGGGTGCCTTCATGGAAGGTGATGCTGTCTCTGTTTTTGAAGGAATAATGGAACTTGAATTTTAA
- the lysA gene encoding diaminopimelate decarboxylase, protein MNLQFNTNEKGNLEIGGVDALELAQEYGTPLYVLDEMRIRDNYQRVEQAFSSEYSDFKIFYAAKANTNLAVMRILEQEGSGIDAVSPGEIYTALLAGFEPERILFTGNNVTSEELQFALDSGVRINLDSVSMLERLAGLDNAEGTKISFRVNPMVGAGHHDHCITGGELSKFGVMEQEAVDVYKKAKSLGFEPVGIHTHIGSGILDPEPFKLAVKVLMDIAGRVHQEAGVEFEFIDFGGGLGIPYTPEEPVLNIKQFASEIVALYKDKLSEYGIDSPTMCIEPGRYIVGDAGYLLTRVNTVKQSYRKFIGVDAGFNTLLRPTMYDSYHHILVVDKPTAQPSQNVDVAGNICESGDLFARNRPLPNIIEGDVLSIMNAGAYSFSMSSQYNSRPLPAEVIVQEGKVDVIRERETYADLLSKQNLPLRFFK, encoded by the coding sequence ATGAACCTACAATTTAATACCAATGAAAAAGGCAACCTTGAAATTGGTGGTGTTGACGCCCTTGAGCTTGCTCAAGAATATGGAACGCCACTTTATGTTTTAGATGAGATGAGGATACGCGATAATTATCAAAGAGTGGAACAAGCTTTTAGTTCTGAATATTCGGACTTCAAAATATTCTATGCAGCCAAAGCAAACACTAACTTGGCAGTGATGAGGATCTTGGAACAAGAAGGAAGTGGAATTGATGCTGTTTCCCCTGGAGAAATTTACACCGCACTTTTAGCTGGTTTTGAACCGGAACGAATCCTTTTCACAGGAAACAATGTAACAAGTGAGGAACTCCAGTTTGCCCTAGATTCGGGTGTTCGCATTAATTTGGACTCTGTATCTATGTTAGAACGCCTGGCTGGACTTGATAATGCAGAGGGAACCAAAATATCTTTCAGAGTCAACCCAATGGTAGGTGCCGGGCACCATGACCACTGCATTACTGGTGGTGAACTTTCTAAATTTGGAGTTATGGAACAAGAAGCAGTGGACGTGTATAAAAAAGCTAAATCATTGGGTTTTGAGCCTGTGGGAATTCATACCCATATCGGGTCCGGAATATTAGATCCTGAACCGTTTAAACTTGCAGTTAAAGTTCTTATGGACATCGCTGGTCGAGTACACCAAGAGGCAGGAGTTGAATTTGAATTCATAGATTTCGGAGGAGGTCTCGGAATACCTTACACCCCTGAAGAACCGGTTCTAAACATTAAACAGTTTGCGAGTGAAATCGTAGCATTATACAAAGATAAATTATCAGAATATGGTATTGATAGCCCCACCATGTGTATAGAACCAGGACGCTACATTGTCGGGGATGCAGGATACCTATTAACTCGTGTTAACACTGTTAAACAAAGCTATAGGAAATTTATTGGGGTTGACGCCGGGTTCAATACCCTTTTACGTCCAACTATGTATGATTCATACCACCACATTCTGGTAGTTGATAAACCAACAGCCCAACCATCCCAAAATGTTGATGTTGCCGGCAATATCTGTGAATCTGGTGACCTCTTCGCTAGAAACAGACCCCTTCCTAATATCATCGAAGGCGATGTTCTATCCATAATGAATGCCGGAGCATATTCTTTCAGTATGAGCAGCCAATACAATTCACGGCCACTCCCTGCTGAAGTGATTGTGCAGGAAGGGAAAGTGGATGTTATAAGGGAGAGGGAAACTTATGCTGATCTATTATCGAAACAGAACTTGCCTTTGAGGTTTTTCAAATGA
- a CDS encoding acetylornithine transaminase, with translation MNTEKIMALDKDYVMQTYGRQPLALEKGKGAVVWDVEGIPYIDCVAGIAVNNVGHAHPRVAEAISKQAHKLIHTSNIYYIEEQVRLAKQLVEISPHQKAFFCNSGAEANEGAIKLARKFTGKGDIIAMENSFHGRTITTITATGQHKYKKGFGPLPPGFSHVPYGDLEVVEDAITEKTAAVLVEPVQGEGGIILPPQGYLDGLKKICHENDVLLIFDEVQTGFGRTGEMFASQKYKVTPDITTLAKAIAGGFPMGAILASEEVGNAFEPGDHAATFGGGPLACAAGLASIETIKEEGLVVKSRENGTYFKNELKELFQEHGRVEDVRGVGLMLGIEMDMPCAQLVDAMRHQGVLVNCTAEKVLRFVPPLVITREQIDNVTNHLDEVIGRYTD, from the coding sequence ATGAACACAGAAAAGATTATGGCTTTAGATAAAGACTACGTTATGCAAACCTACGGTCGACAACCTTTAGCCCTTGAAAAAGGGAAAGGGGCTGTTGTTTGGGATGTTGAAGGTATTCCATATATTGACTGTGTGGCGGGTATTGCTGTGAATAATGTGGGTCACGCACATCCCCGTGTAGCAGAAGCTATCAGTAAACAAGCACATAAACTGATCCACACGTCAAACATTTACTACATAGAGGAACAAGTGCGCCTGGCAAAACAATTGGTTGAAATCTCACCACATCAAAAAGCCTTCTTCTGCAATAGTGGAGCAGAAGCCAATGAGGGAGCAATTAAACTGGCGCGAAAATTCACTGGCAAAGGAGATATTATTGCTATGGAAAACAGTTTCCATGGTCGAACCATCACCACCATCACTGCTACCGGCCAGCACAAATATAAAAAGGGATTCGGCCCCCTCCCACCTGGATTTAGCCATGTTCCCTATGGTGACCTTGAAGTTGTAGAGGATGCTATAACTGAAAAAACAGCCGCAGTGCTTGTGGAACCTGTGCAAGGTGAAGGAGGCATAATATTACCTCCACAAGGTTATTTAGATGGACTGAAAAAAATATGTCATGAAAATGATGTTTTACTGATTTTTGATGAGGTTCAAACTGGTTTCGGCCGAACTGGTGAGATGTTCGCATCCCAAAAATATAAAGTCACTCCGGACATTACAACCCTAGCCAAGGCAATAGCCGGGGGTTTCCCTATGGGCGCTATCCTAGCCAGTGAAGAAGTTGGAAACGCTTTTGAACCTGGAGACCACGCTGCAACATTTGGAGGTGGCCCTTTAGCGTGTGCTGCTGGTTTAGCCTCTATAGAAACTATAAAAGAAGAGGGACTGGTGGTTAAGTCCCGTGAAAACGGAACTTACTTTAAAAATGAGTTAAAGGAACTCTTCCAAGAGCACGGCCGAGTTGAAGATGTGCGGGGTGTTGGCTTGATGTTAGGTATAGAAATGGATATGCCATGCGCCCAACTGGTTGATGCCATGCGCCATCAAGGGGTATTGGTTAACTGCACGGCTGAAAAAGTTTTAAGGTTTGTTCCCCCATTAGTTATTACCAGAGAACAGATCGACAATGTAACAAATCATTTAGATGAAGTTATTGGCCGTTATACTGATTAA
- a CDS encoding peptidylprolyl isomerase, which translates to MKKAVIETDKGNIELTLFEKEAPNTVANFEKLANKGFYDGLTFHRVIPDFVIQGGCPKGNGTGGPGYTIKCEINPHKHGTGALSMAHAGKDTGGSQFFITHSPQPHLDGVHTVFGKVVKGMEVVNSIKPGDVMNKVTVTDE; encoded by the coding sequence ATGAAAAAAGCAGTAATTGAAACAGATAAAGGAAATATCGAACTCACATTATTCGAAAAAGAAGCACCTAATACTGTTGCTAACTTTGAAAAACTGGCTAACAAAGGTTTTTACGATGGATTGACGTTTCATAGAGTTATCCCTGATTTTGTAATTCAGGGCGGATGTCCAAAGGGCAATGGAACGGGAGGACCTGGTTACACTATTAAATGTGAAATAAACCCTCATAAACACGGTACCGGAGCACTTTCCATGGCTCATGCTGGAAAGGATACTGGTGGCAGTCAATTTTTCATCACCCACAGCCCACAACCGCACTTGGATGGTGTTCACACCGTATTTGGCAAAGTCGTTAAAGGAATGGAAGTAGTCAACTCTATTAAACCAGGAGACGTGATGAATAAAGTCACAGTCACTGATGAATAA
- a CDS encoding GAF domain-containing protein, translating into MSIEEEIDIFSLKIMDMLPDSDLKEVSDLFFEKTKNILKSEICYIAFIDPENKDSVGVSFSHLTESCQMYEEIGEARFKVLNDGSYGGLLGYSLDTGKSFFVHDISNHPAAHGLPPGHAPVNQFLSVPVKWKDEILGQIVVGNPEEDYNQDHVKIAENIASIYALVLKILL; encoded by the coding sequence ATGTCTATTGAAGAAGAAATTGATATTTTCTCCCTGAAAATAATGGATATGCTCCCGGATAGTGATCTTAAAGAAGTTTCGGATCTTTTTTTTGAGAAAACCAAAAACATCCTAAAAAGTGAAATTTGTTATATAGCATTTATAGATCCTGAAAATAAGGATAGTGTGGGCGTGTCTTTCTCTCATTTAACAGAATCCTGTCAAATGTATGAAGAAATTGGTGAAGCACGCTTCAAAGTCTTGAATGATGGTAGTTATGGCGGTCTTTTAGGTTACTCCCTAGACACTGGCAAATCATTTTTTGTCCATGATATAAGCAATCATCCTGCTGCACATGGACTTCCCCCTGGCCACGCCCCTGTTAACCAGTTTTTATCCGTTCCGGTGAAATGGAAAGATGAAATTCTTGGACAAATTGTAGTTGGAAATCCGGAAGAGGATTATAATCAAGACCATGTAAAAATTGCAGAAAATATAGCTTCAATCTATGCTTTGGTACTAAAAATACTTCTTTAA
- a CDS encoding ATP-binding protein has protein sequence MAKNALNELDEFTKENIALALWMKEFKANKIPSNIKNRILSQKNSPEAFGQRMRSRIQDLLDNPDSFTPSYNKRYKKLLEHCDSLTSIQAYALSHLLGLDSSRDYQNIPEESNIEFPRDFAPQLGYQVGWHFFVGNCRDTRRREYGILVSFYRYSLLPPELAHSFGLTDWDNQIFEMQLAVSRSGDEHLQCRPFAIAGTTGLLNFSNNPFQYVAGNNRIMSEKEEELFPLRVQAWGVNQGGEEDVEIEVDLGFTSNKDFLLQGNKGCLPCCCGMGTLYYSATNLSLEPGSLLKLDGEEILLTQGKFWFDHQWGNGIEPLGNSRCKVVRAANVLTKTSPPRGWDWFMAHFEGDREMTLYAPHTHENRGYYQSTSSEPPENMTMAVKGQFIDANLDISDIHGTLTVDKWIKSVKSSLPEHYFVTNTWYPDHWEFKFQDTGPEDLRHFTMTPIVDSGQTGFNASGVQYSEGGVFLRNPDGKYLGKGFAESVYYADAIPNLFHLAGIPDTSQMRKLMEPPKPSALLKLKGLLYMAWPPNQRKLKKTLEKCLEQGLPADFIR, from the coding sequence ATGGCTAAAAATGCGCTCAATGAATTGGATGAGTTTACCAAAGAAAATATTGCCCTAGCCCTTTGGATGAAAGAGTTTAAAGCTAATAAAATACCTTCAAATATTAAAAATCGCATCTTAAGCCAAAAAAATAGTCCAGAAGCTTTTGGACAGAGGATGCGCAGCCGTATTCAGGATCTTCTGGATAATCCTGATTCTTTCACCCCCAGCTATAATAAAAGATATAAAAAGCTTTTAGAACACTGTGATTCACTAACATCAATTCAAGCTTATGCTTTAAGCCACTTATTAGGCTTGGACAGCAGCCGTGACTATCAAAATATTCCGGAAGAATCGAACATAGAATTTCCCCGAGATTTCGCCCCGCAACTAGGATATCAAGTGGGTTGGCACTTTTTTGTGGGGAATTGTCGTGACACCAGAAGAAGAGAATATGGAATTTTAGTTTCATTTTATCGTTACTCCCTCCTCCCACCTGAATTGGCCCACAGTTTTGGTTTAACAGATTGGGATAATCAAATATTTGAAATGCAACTAGCTGTATCCAGATCTGGAGACGAACACCTCCAATGCCGACCATTTGCCATCGCAGGAACCACAGGATTATTAAATTTTTCTAACAACCCTTTTCAATATGTAGCAGGAAATAACCGGATAATGTCTGAAAAAGAAGAAGAACTCTTCCCTCTTAGAGTACAAGCTTGGGGTGTGAATCAGGGGGGAGAAGAGGATGTGGAAATAGAAGTAGATCTGGGATTCACTTCTAACAAAGATTTTCTCCTACAAGGTAATAAAGGATGTCTCCCATGTTGCTGTGGGATGGGAACACTTTATTATTCGGCTACAAATCTTTCTCTTGAGCCAGGCAGCCTGTTAAAATTGGATGGAGAGGAAATATTACTCACTCAGGGAAAGTTCTGGTTTGACCACCAGTGGGGTAACGGAATAGAACCACTGGGTAACAGCAGGTGCAAAGTTGTCCGGGCAGCTAATGTCCTAACTAAAACATCCCCTCCCCGGGGATGGGATTGGTTCATGGCCCATTTTGAAGGGGATCGTGAAATGACCTTGTATGCGCCCCATACTCATGAGAATAGGGGATATTATCAGTCAACTAGCTCGGAACCACCTGAAAACATGACAATGGCGGTTAAAGGACAGTTTATTGACGCTAACTTGGATATTTCGGATATCCATGGTACATTAACCGTTGATAAATGGATTAAAAGTGTTAAATCTTCCCTTCCTGAACATTATTTCGTTACTAACACATGGTACCCTGATCATTGGGAATTCAAGTTCCAAGACACTGGTCCCGAGGATTTGCGTCACTTTACCATGACTCCAATTGTTGATAGCGGACAAACTGGTTTCAATGCAAGTGGTGTTCAATACTCAGAAGGAGGGGTTTTTCTTAGAAATCCTGATGGTAAATATCTGGGTAAAGGTTTTGCTGAGTCAGTTTATTATGCTGACGCCATTCCAAACCTATTTCACTTAGCAGGCATTCCAGATACTTCCCAAATGCGGAAGTTAATGGAACCACCAAAACCATCAGCTTTGTTGAAATTGAAAGGATTATTGTATATGGCCTGGCCACCAAACCAGAGAAAACTTAAAAAAACCCTAGAAAAGTGTTTAGAACAAGGATTACCTGCTGATTTCATTCGATAA